In Leishmania donovani BPK282A1 complete genome, chromosome 20, one genomic interval encodes:
- a CDS encoding glycerol-3-phosphate dehydrogenase-like protein, with translation MSRHSRKLHVRLLRAAVVVAAGTFAYRRWCLRPSSALSASAYRPANGADHYRDSPAPRSSRWAALQRSSAADPFDLLVIGGGLTGLYTAVDAAQRGLRVALVDAADFGGGSAASCMPSVSPGALPYVQRALRQRDWDWLRMAATVLVEETTWRNVAPRCVVAPDTLLRRWQNWRWRGTVGGSGCEAASKAGAAEDGTTAVLHSEETSAKAPSLLPFDPTPATTTLLPALHSTEMVEYVCAAVLSTVMSIFCGPLRPNLVLPGPVVQARLPALAPSPGPSPSPARLRGGIIANDFALRGNTVAVSLARTAEELGVTVLSYAPVFAIQEVSAPATTEMEMSSPSSSTRASSCAGVMLVSVRDALAAKAVAASLPASPDRSRPRFLQRLLGQSSASSPSSTADSAASPRSAVWSPDAATTTHVYTRGVVNCTGCWADTVKAMFDGNASDTVPAAFAGYQAYSYLIAPANAVHAAPPPSTPPTDSHGVGQGAVASFPPLSETMRAAALLFSSPRLSFASVMVLPWWDRCVMLGPSISSLPRLPATVTAHTNGSLHSVDGYAAQRQRTLSMLRSSGVSVDASRLLSCVSQIVPHVKGPKEVPWTGALLHRGYALHFSSVPLPKRGDQSDIEELVSLVSNCADATGDAVAVARRDVPLLHVYGGTPLLARRIAEEAVDALVYHEPPLFSEKTRKKLHRCRTRYLQLTTPASLCTTTDSGPMNARARLETLVKDTYAERVVDVVARRTHTAYTSPAEALQAIPTLASVMGGLLQWDEARRFSEVEAARRLVHSVAVTV, from the coding sequence ATGAGCCGGCACAGCCGCAAGTTGcacgtgcgcctgctgcgcgccgccgtcgtcgtcgctgcaggCACATTTGCATATCGGCGATGGTGTCTTCGCCCCTCCAGCGCGTTGTCGGCTTCTGCCTACCGGCCGGCGAATGGAGCCGACCATTACCGTGACAGTCCCGCACCGCGCTCTTCGCGctgggcagcgctgcaacgAAGCTCAGCAGCGGACCCATTTGACCTCCTCGTGATTGGTGGGGGCCTCACAGGCCTCTACACTGCCGTCGATGCGGCACAACGCGGGCTGCGAGTGGCTTTGGTCGACGCGGCAGACTTCGGtggaggcagcgcagcttCGTGCAtgccctctgtctctccagGCGCGTTGCCGTACGTGCAGCGAGCCCTGCGACAGCGCGACTGGGACTGGCTGCGGATGGCGGCAACCGTGCTCGTGGAGGAGACGACGTGGCGCAACGTCGCACCGCGGTGTGTTGTGGCGCCCGACACACTGCTGCGACGCTGGCAGAACTGGCGTTGGCGAGGCACCGTGGGCGGAAGCGGCTGCGAAGCCGCGTCCAAAGCAGGGGCCGCCGAAGATGGCACCACTGCTGTGTTACATTCAGAAGAAACTTCAGCGAAAGCGCCGTCGTTACTGCCTTTCGATCCGACGCCTGCCACAACGACGCTGTTGCCAGCCTTGCACTCGACGGAGATGGTGGAGTACGTCTGCGCCGCGGTTTTGAGTACGGTGATGAGTATTTTTTGCGGCCCGCTGCGCCCGAACCTCGTGCTACCTGGGCCCGTCGTTCAGGCGCGCCTACCAGCGCTCGCACCCAGCCCGGGGCCGTCCCCCTCGCCAGCGCGACTGCGAGGGGGCATCATAGCCAACGACTTCGCGCTGCGTGGAAATACAGTCGCCGTGTCGCTTGCACGCACCGCAGAGGAGCTCGGTGTGACGGTGTTATCCTATGCCCCTGTGTTCGCCATTCAAGAGGTTTCTGCGCCGGCCACGACGGAGATGGAGATGAGTTCGCCGTCCAGTTCTACCCGCGCCTCTTCGTGCGCTGGCGTGATGCTGGTCTCTGTTCGCGATGCGTTGGCTGCGAAGGCAGTTGCAGCGAGTCTGCCAGCGTCGCCAGACCGATCACGGCCACGCTTCTTGCAGCGGCTACTGGGAcagagcagcgcctcttctccctcatCCACTGCCGACTCGGCTGCATCGCCGAGAAGCGCAGTATGGAGCCCGGATGCCGCAACCACGACGCACGTCTACACACGCGGCGTGGTGAACTGCACAGGTTGCTGGGCAGACACCGTGAAGGCCATGTTCGACGGAAACGCCAGTGACACCGTGCCGGCTGCGTTTGCCGGATACCAGGCGTACTCCTACCTGATTGCTCCCGCCAACGCCGTgcatgctgcgccgcccccATCAACGCCACCCACGGACAGCCACGGCGTAGGACAGGGGGCCGTGGCCTCCTTCCCGCCGCTTTCCGAGACGATgcgggcagcggcactgctCTTCAGCTCTCCACGGCTGAGCTTTGCCTCGGTGAtggtgctgccgtggtggGACCGGTGCGTGATGCTGGGGCCGAGTATCTCTTcgctgccacggctgccGGCGACCGTCACGGCGCACACCAACGGTTCGCTGCACTCGGTGGACGGATACgccgcacagcgccagcgtacgctgtcgatgctgcgcagcagcggcgtgtcTGTGGACGCATCGCGCCTGCTCTCGTGCGTGTCGCAGATTGTGCCGCACGTGAAGGGGCCTAAGGAAGTGCCGTGGActggagcgctgctgcatcgagGCTACGCCTTGCACTTTTCTTcagtgccgctgcccaaGAGAGGCGACCAGAGTGACATCGAAGAACTTGTGTCTTTGGTAAGCAACTGTGCAGACGCCACCGGGGACGCTGTCGCTGTTGCGCGCCGCGACGTCCCGCTCCTCCACGTGTACGGCGGTACCCCGCTGTTGGCACGTCGGATTGCTGAGGAGGCGGTCGACGCCCTTGTGTACCACGAGCCGCCGCTGTTCTCAGAGAAGACGCGCAAGAAGCTCCACCGGTGCCGCACGCGCTATCTGCAACTGACTACGCCAGCTTCTctctgcaccaccaccgatAGCGGGCCGATGAACGCACGAGCGCGTCTGGAGACCCTTGTGAAGGACACCTACGCTGAACGCGTAGTCGATGTCGTAgcccgccgcacacacaccgcgtACACCAGCCCTGCCGAAGCCCTGCAAGCCATACCCACGCTAGCGAGCGTCATGGGTGGTCTGCTGCAGTGGGATGAAGCCAGGAGATTTTCAGAGGTTgaggctgcgcggcgtcTCGTGCACAGCGTGGCGGTAACCGTTTGA